In a single window of the Anguilla rostrata isolate EN2019 chromosome 4, ASM1855537v3, whole genome shotgun sequence genome:
- the mak gene encoding serine/threonine-protein kinase MAK isoform X2: protein MKRQRTTKSVIQQAFQLCVGVPALGFFHRDMKPENLLCMGPELVKIADFGLAREIRSRPPYTDYVSTRWYRAPEVLLRSSAYSSPIDMWAVGCIMAELYTLRPLFPGNSEVDEIFKICQVLGTVKKNDWPEGYQLASAMDFRFPQCVPTNLKTLIPNASDEAITLMKDMLQWDPKKRPTAVQALRYPYFQVGQVLGPPSQHQEQQRTQAKTAQAAASKPLSLCRTDLQSASEPVLKLQAEALDGDHHQHQHHPLQQIPLPQVFAKTAPQTDSYKQEPFVRHCFNSNSLPRHAPGGNENSLLGMRSGRRRWGQTTVKTSDSWDRLDESEISYSKRPSIGSLKEKAREDSVCRPSEPKPVGVYSAVTKLPCDSDANRIDLGLPGSTSAKRHYFRQSRYLPGVNPKSTPLVVNKQPSRALWDSSVALIHKPHEHVGAGLSVTRINAEDSVPSPSGMPLLKEKTLDKVEQSRGNFGTHYPTGGYIPSFQKKEVGSAGQRIHLAPLEGQSAMDLSPTADLRNDKLSPSKLKSPVNKALIERNEEYEGWKSKGSRSQISGMSLATHGRNSGNLLSSARPIQSVHGRTDWAAKYGSHR from the exons ATGAAAAGGCAAAGAACGACCAAATCTGTTATACAACAAGCATTTCAGTTGTGTGTAGGAGTTCCAGCCTTAG GATTTTTCCATCGAGATATGAAGCCAGAGAACCTCCTGTGCATGGGCCCGGAGCTGGTGAAAATAGCGGACTTTGGGCTGGCGAGGGAGATTCGCTCTCGTCCGCCATACACAGACTATGTCTCCACGAGATG GTACCGAGCTCCAGAAGTGCTCCTGAGGTCCTCTGCCTACAGCTCACCCATCGACATGTGGGCCGTGGGCTGCATCATGGCCGAGCTCTACACCCTCCGGCCCCTGTTTCCCGGCAACAGCGAAGTGGACGAGATCTTCAAGATCTGCCAGGTCCTTGGGACAGTGAAGAAG AATGACTGGCCTGAAGGCTACCAGCTTGCCTCCGCTATGGACTTCCGCTTCCCTCAGTGTGTTCCCACCAACCTGAAAACGCTGATCCCCAATGCCAGCGACGAGGCCATAACACTAATGAAGGACATGCTGCAGTGGGACCCCAAGAAGAGACCCACAGCAGTGCAG GCCCTGAGATACCCTTACTTTCAAGTGGGGCAGGTGCTgggccccccctcccagcaccAGGAGCAGCAGAGGACCCAGGCGAAGACGGCCCAGGCCGCGGCTTCCAAGCCCCTCTCCCTGTGCAGGACGGACCTGCAGTCGGCCTCCGAGCCCGTGCTGAAGCTCCAGGCCGAGGCTCTGGACGGagaccaccaccagcaccagcaccacccCCTGCAGCAGATCCCGCTGCCCCAGGTCTTCGCTAAGACGGCTCCGCAGACAGACAGCTACAAGCAGGAGCCCTTTGTGCGGCACTGCTTCAACAGCAACTCGCTGCCG AGACACGCTCCTGGGGGGAACGAGAACAGCCTGTTGGGCATGAGGAGCGGGCGGAGGCGATGGGGGCAGACCACTGTCAAAACCTCTGACAGCTGGGACCGGTTGGACGAATCCGAAATCTCGTACTCCAAGAGACCCAGCATAGGGTCTCTGAAAGAGAAAGCCAGAGAGGATTCCGTCTGTCG GCCCTCGGAGCCGAAGCCAGTCGGTGTCTACAGCGCCGTGACCAAGTTACCGTGCGATAGCGACGCGAACCGGATCGACCTGGGACTGCCCGGCTCTACGTCCGCCAAACGGCACTACTTTCGACAGTCGAGATATCTCCCTG GGGTGAATCCCAAGAGCACGCCTTTAGTTGTGAACAAGCAGCCAAGCAGAGCTCTATGGGACAGCTCTGTGGCTTTAATACATAAGCCTCACGAACACGTTGGGGCTGGGCTGTCTGTTACCAGGATCAATGCAG AGGACAGTGTCCCCAGCCCCTCAGGCATGCCTCTTCTTAAAGAAAAGACACTTGACAAAGTAGAGCAGTCCAGAG GAAACTTTGGAACACACTACCCTACTGGAGGGTATATTCCGTCCTTTCAAAAGAAAGAGGTTGGATCGGCAGGACAAAGGATCCATCTTGCACCCCTAGAAGGCCAGTCTGCAA TGGACCTTTCTCCCACAGCTGATCTTAGAAATGACAAACTGAGCCCATCAAAACTAAAGTCCCCTGTCAATAAAGCCTTGATTGAAAGAAATGAAG AATATGAAGGGTGGAAGAGTAAGGGTTCCAGATCTCAAATCTCAGGAATGAGCTTGGCGACACATGGGAGAAACTCTGGCAACCTTCTGTCCAGCGCAAGGCCTATTCAGTCAGTGCACGGGAGGACAGACTGGGCAGCCAAATATGGAAGCCATCGGTAG
- the mak gene encoding serine/threonine-protein kinase MAK isoform X4, with product MTHPVRLGWENKLFSEHEIRNIMFQVLSGLAFVHKHGFFHRDMKPENLLCMGPELVKIADFGLAREIRSRPPYTDYVSTRWYRAPEVLLRSSAYSSPIDMWAVGCIMAELYTLRPLFPGNSEVDEIFKICQVLGTVKKNDWPEGYQLASAMDFRFPQCVPTNLKTLIPNASDEAITLMKDMLQWDPKKRPTAVQALRYPYFQVGQVLGPPSQHQEQQRTQAKTAQAAASKPLSLCRTDLQSASEPVLKLQAEALDGDHHQHQHHPLQQIPLPQVFAKTAPQTDSYKQEPFVRHCFNSNSLPRHAPGGNENSLLGMRSGRRRWGQTTVKTSDSWDRLDESEISYSKRPSIGSLKEKAREDSVCRPSEPKPVGVYSAVTKLPCDSDANRIDLGLPGSTSAKRHYFRQSRYLPGVNPKSTPLVVNKQPSRALWDSSVALIHKPHEHVGAGLSVTRINAEDSVPSPSGMPLLKEKTLDKVEQSRGNFGTHYPTGGYIPSFQKKEVGSAGQRIHLAPLEGQSAKYEGWKSKGSRSQISGMSLATHGRNSGNLLSSARPIQSVHGRTDWAAKYGSHR from the exons ATGACTCATCCCGTACGGCTGGGCTG GGAAAATAAGCTGTTCAGTGAACATGAAATTAGGAACATCATGTTCCAGGTGCTGTCTGGCTTGGCCTTTGTGCACAAGCATG GATTTTTCCATCGAGATATGAAGCCAGAGAACCTCCTGTGCATGGGCCCGGAGCTGGTGAAAATAGCGGACTTTGGGCTGGCGAGGGAGATTCGCTCTCGTCCGCCATACACAGACTATGTCTCCACGAGATG GTACCGAGCTCCAGAAGTGCTCCTGAGGTCCTCTGCCTACAGCTCACCCATCGACATGTGGGCCGTGGGCTGCATCATGGCCGAGCTCTACACCCTCCGGCCCCTGTTTCCCGGCAACAGCGAAGTGGACGAGATCTTCAAGATCTGCCAGGTCCTTGGGACAGTGAAGAAG AATGACTGGCCTGAAGGCTACCAGCTTGCCTCCGCTATGGACTTCCGCTTCCCTCAGTGTGTTCCCACCAACCTGAAAACGCTGATCCCCAATGCCAGCGACGAGGCCATAACACTAATGAAGGACATGCTGCAGTGGGACCCCAAGAAGAGACCCACAGCAGTGCAG GCCCTGAGATACCCTTACTTTCAAGTGGGGCAGGTGCTgggccccccctcccagcaccAGGAGCAGCAGAGGACCCAGGCGAAGACGGCCCAGGCCGCGGCTTCCAAGCCCCTCTCCCTGTGCAGGACGGACCTGCAGTCGGCCTCCGAGCCCGTGCTGAAGCTCCAGGCCGAGGCTCTGGACGGagaccaccaccagcaccagcaccacccCCTGCAGCAGATCCCGCTGCCCCAGGTCTTCGCTAAGACGGCTCCGCAGACAGACAGCTACAAGCAGGAGCCCTTTGTGCGGCACTGCTTCAACAGCAACTCGCTGCCG AGACACGCTCCTGGGGGGAACGAGAACAGCCTGTTGGGCATGAGGAGCGGGCGGAGGCGATGGGGGCAGACCACTGTCAAAACCTCTGACAGCTGGGACCGGTTGGACGAATCCGAAATCTCGTACTCCAAGAGACCCAGCATAGGGTCTCTGAAAGAGAAAGCCAGAGAGGATTCCGTCTGTCG GCCCTCGGAGCCGAAGCCAGTCGGTGTCTACAGCGCCGTGACCAAGTTACCGTGCGATAGCGACGCGAACCGGATCGACCTGGGACTGCCCGGCTCTACGTCCGCCAAACGGCACTACTTTCGACAGTCGAGATATCTCCCTG GGGTGAATCCCAAGAGCACGCCTTTAGTTGTGAACAAGCAGCCAAGCAGAGCTCTATGGGACAGCTCTGTGGCTTTAATACATAAGCCTCACGAACACGTTGGGGCTGGGCTGTCTGTTACCAGGATCAATGCAG AGGACAGTGTCCCCAGCCCCTCAGGCATGCCTCTTCTTAAAGAAAAGACACTTGACAAAGTAGAGCAGTCCAGAG GAAACTTTGGAACACACTACCCTACTGGAGGGTATATTCCGTCCTTTCAAAAGAAAGAGGTTGGATCGGCAGGACAAAGGATCCATCTTGCACCCCTAGAAGGCCAGTCTGCAA AATATGAAGGGTGGAAGAGTAAGGGTTCCAGATCTCAAATCTCAGGAATGAGCTTGGCGACACATGGGAGAAACTCTGGCAACCTTCTGTCCAGCGCAAGGCCTATTCAGTCAGTGCACGGGAGGACAGACTGGGCAGCCAAATATGGAAGCCATCGGTAG
- the mak gene encoding serine/threonine-protein kinase MAK isoform X5, which translates to MKPENLLCMGPELVKIADFGLAREIRSRPPYTDYVSTRWYRAPEVLLRSSAYSSPIDMWAVGCIMAELYTLRPLFPGNSEVDEIFKICQVLGTVKKNDWPEGYQLASAMDFRFPQCVPTNLKTLIPNASDEAITLMKDMLQWDPKKRPTAVQALRYPYFQVGQVLGPPSQHQEQQRTQAKTAQAAASKPLSLCRTDLQSASEPVLKLQAEALDGDHHQHQHHPLQQIPLPQVFAKTAPQTDSYKQEPFVRHCFNSNSLPRHAPGGNENSLLGMRSGRRRWGQTTVKTSDSWDRLDESEISYSKRPSIGSLKEKAREDSVCRPSEPKPVGVYSAVTKLPCDSDANRIDLGLPGSTSAKRHYFRQSRYLPGVNPKSTPLVVNKQPSRALWDSSVALIHKPHEHVGAGLSVTRINAEDSVPSPSGMPLLKEKTLDKVEQSRGNFGTHYPTGGYIPSFQKKEVGSAGQRIHLAPLEGQSAMDLSPTADLRNDKLSPSKLKSPVNKALIERNEEYEGWKSKGSRSQISGMSLATHGRNSGNLLSSARPIQSVHGRTDWAAKYGSHR; encoded by the exons ATGAAGCCAGAGAACCTCCTGTGCATGGGCCCGGAGCTGGTGAAAATAGCGGACTTTGGGCTGGCGAGGGAGATTCGCTCTCGTCCGCCATACACAGACTATGTCTCCACGAGATG GTACCGAGCTCCAGAAGTGCTCCTGAGGTCCTCTGCCTACAGCTCACCCATCGACATGTGGGCCGTGGGCTGCATCATGGCCGAGCTCTACACCCTCCGGCCCCTGTTTCCCGGCAACAGCGAAGTGGACGAGATCTTCAAGATCTGCCAGGTCCTTGGGACAGTGAAGAAG AATGACTGGCCTGAAGGCTACCAGCTTGCCTCCGCTATGGACTTCCGCTTCCCTCAGTGTGTTCCCACCAACCTGAAAACGCTGATCCCCAATGCCAGCGACGAGGCCATAACACTAATGAAGGACATGCTGCAGTGGGACCCCAAGAAGAGACCCACAGCAGTGCAG GCCCTGAGATACCCTTACTTTCAAGTGGGGCAGGTGCTgggccccccctcccagcaccAGGAGCAGCAGAGGACCCAGGCGAAGACGGCCCAGGCCGCGGCTTCCAAGCCCCTCTCCCTGTGCAGGACGGACCTGCAGTCGGCCTCCGAGCCCGTGCTGAAGCTCCAGGCCGAGGCTCTGGACGGagaccaccaccagcaccagcaccacccCCTGCAGCAGATCCCGCTGCCCCAGGTCTTCGCTAAGACGGCTCCGCAGACAGACAGCTACAAGCAGGAGCCCTTTGTGCGGCACTGCTTCAACAGCAACTCGCTGCCG AGACACGCTCCTGGGGGGAACGAGAACAGCCTGTTGGGCATGAGGAGCGGGCGGAGGCGATGGGGGCAGACCACTGTCAAAACCTCTGACAGCTGGGACCGGTTGGACGAATCCGAAATCTCGTACTCCAAGAGACCCAGCATAGGGTCTCTGAAAGAGAAAGCCAGAGAGGATTCCGTCTGTCG GCCCTCGGAGCCGAAGCCAGTCGGTGTCTACAGCGCCGTGACCAAGTTACCGTGCGATAGCGACGCGAACCGGATCGACCTGGGACTGCCCGGCTCTACGTCCGCCAAACGGCACTACTTTCGACAGTCGAGATATCTCCCTG GGGTGAATCCCAAGAGCACGCCTTTAGTTGTGAACAAGCAGCCAAGCAGAGCTCTATGGGACAGCTCTGTGGCTTTAATACATAAGCCTCACGAACACGTTGGGGCTGGGCTGTCTGTTACCAGGATCAATGCAG AGGACAGTGTCCCCAGCCCCTCAGGCATGCCTCTTCTTAAAGAAAAGACACTTGACAAAGTAGAGCAGTCCAGAG GAAACTTTGGAACACACTACCCTACTGGAGGGTATATTCCGTCCTTTCAAAAGAAAGAGGTTGGATCGGCAGGACAAAGGATCCATCTTGCACCCCTAGAAGGCCAGTCTGCAA TGGACCTTTCTCCCACAGCTGATCTTAGAAATGACAAACTGAGCCCATCAAAACTAAAGTCCCCTGTCAATAAAGCCTTGATTGAAAGAAATGAAG AATATGAAGGGTGGAAGAGTAAGGGTTCCAGATCTCAAATCTCAGGAATGAGCTTGGCGACACATGGGAGAAACTCTGGCAACCTTCTGTCCAGCGCAAGGCCTATTCAGTCAGTGCACGGGAGGACAGACTGGGCAGCCAAATATGGAAGCCATCGGTAG
- the LOC135252746 gene encoding tRNA selenocysteine 1-associated protein 1-like, which produces MFNRNASLWMGDLDPYMDENFIKEAFNSMGETARGVKIICHRVTGGPAGYCFVELEDEACVDRCVLRLNGKLVPGSNPPRKFKLNYATHGKRPDGGPEYSVFVGDLSQDVDDFQLYDFFVKKYPSCKGGKVVTDLYGNSRGYGFVKFGDEKEQKKALEECQNTKGLGGKPIRISIAVNKSNKTNNYHPNQSYNNYQQQYYQPYPQNYYPQWGYDPYNSYNYGYGPYGNPPPGPGIMYPPPPLDMPPPPTFAQDSSEFQQTQESTEDADDEVEEPSPQLDVDTLNRQYMERSEELYDSLMDCHWQPLDCVTSKIPAPSGR; this is translated from the exons ATGTTCAACAGAAATGCTAGCCTTTGGATGGGCGAT cTGGACCCATACATGGATGAGAATTTCATTAAAGAAGCCTTCAATTCCATGGGAGAGACTGCACGCGGCGTTAAAATCATATGTCACAGAGTAACTGG TGGTCCGGCTGGATACTGCTTTGTGGAGCTGGAAGATGAAGCTTGTGTTGATCGCTGCGTTCTACGGCTGAATGGAAAGTTGGTCCCAGGATCAAATCCA CCCAGAAAATTTAAGTTAAACTACGCCACACATGGGAAGAGGCCAGATGGAGG GCCAGAGTATTCTGTTTTTGTTGGCGACCTCAGTCAAGACGTGGATGACTTTCAACTTTATGACTTTTTTGTGAAGAAATACCCTTCGTGCAAAGGAGGAAAAGTGGTCACAGACCTGTATGGGAACTCTAG AGGCTATGGCTTTGTCAAGTTCGGTGATGAAAAAGAGCAGAAGAAAGCCCTCGAGGAGTGCCAGAACACGAAGGGTCTTGGAGGGAAACCAATCAGAATTAGCATAGCTGTGAACAAAAG CAACAAGACAAATAATTACCACCCAAACCAGAGCTACAACAACTACCAGCAGCAATACTACCAACCTTATCCGCAGAACTACTACCCACAGTGGGGATACGACCCGTACAACAGTTATAACTATGGATACGGTCCCTACGGGAACCCTCCTCCGGGCCCGGGAATAATGtaccctccccctccactgGACATGCCACCTCCTCCCACATTCGCACAGGATTCCTCAGAG TTCCAGCAGACGCAAGAATCCACGGAAGATGCTGACGATGAGGTCGAAG AGCCGAGCCCCCAGCTGGATGTGGACACGCTGAACCGGCAGTACATGGAGCGCAGCGAGGAGCTGTACGACTCGCTCATGGACTGTCACTGGCAGCCCTTGGACTGCGTCACGTCCAAGATCCCCGCCCCGTCCGGTCGCTGA
- the tmem14ca gene encoding transmembrane protein 14C isoform X1, which yields MQHLVFLSSKYTLENVHNMSVDWVGYGYAALIASGGIMGYVKKGSVPSLAAGALFGGVAGLGAYRTSQDPKDIWVSLAASGTLAGIMGMRFFKSRKLMPAGLMAAASILMVGKIGVGMLQSPQES from the exons ATGCAGCACCTTGTCTTTTTATCTAGCAAATACACATTGGAAAAC GTACACAACATGTCTGTTGACTGGGTTGGATATGGCTACGCTGCCCTTATTGCATCAGGTGGAATAATGGGTTATGTGAAGAAAG GCAGCGTGCCCTCCCTGGCTGCAGGTGCTCTATTTGGAGGAGTAGCAGGGTTAGGTGCTTACCGGACTTCTCAGGACCCAAAGGACATATGGGTTTCTCTAG CTGCTTCTGGGACCCTGGCTGGTATTATGGgaatgagattttttaaatcGAGGAAGTTGATGCCAGCTGGCCTCATGGCCGCAGCAAG TATCCTAATGGTGGGGAAGATTGGTGTGGGCATGCTACAGAGTCCCCAGGAATCATAA
- the mak gene encoding serine/threonine-protein kinase MAK isoform X3 — translation MTHPVRLGWENKLFSEHEIRNIMFQVLSGLAFVHKHGFFHRDMKPENLLCMGPELVKIADFGLAREIRSRPPYTDYVSTRWYRAPEVLLRSSAYSSPIDMWAVGCIMAELYTLRPLFPGNSEVDEIFKICQVLGTVKKNDWPEGYQLASAMDFRFPQCVPTNLKTLIPNASDEAITLMKDMLQWDPKKRPTAVQALRYPYFQVGQVLGPPSQHQEQQRTQAKTAQAAASKPLSLCRTDLQSASEPVLKLQAEALDGDHHQHQHHPLQQIPLPQVFAKTAPQTDSYKQEPFVRHCFNSNSLPRHAPGGNENSLLGMRSGRRRWGQTTVKTSDSWDRLDESEISYSKRPSIGSLKEKAREDSVCRPSEPKPVGVYSAVTKLPCDSDANRIDLGLPGSTSAKRHYFRQSRYLPGVNPKSTPLVVNKQPSRALWDSSVALIHKPHEHVGAGLSVTRINAGNFGTHYPTGGYIPSFQKKEVGSAGQRIHLAPLEGQSAMDLSPTADLRNDKLSPSKLKSPVNKALIERNEEYEGWKSKGSRSQISGMSLATHGRNSGNLLSSARPIQSVHGRTDWAAKYGSHR, via the exons ATGACTCATCCCGTACGGCTGGGCTG GGAAAATAAGCTGTTCAGTGAACATGAAATTAGGAACATCATGTTCCAGGTGCTGTCTGGCTTGGCCTTTGTGCACAAGCATG GATTTTTCCATCGAGATATGAAGCCAGAGAACCTCCTGTGCATGGGCCCGGAGCTGGTGAAAATAGCGGACTTTGGGCTGGCGAGGGAGATTCGCTCTCGTCCGCCATACACAGACTATGTCTCCACGAGATG GTACCGAGCTCCAGAAGTGCTCCTGAGGTCCTCTGCCTACAGCTCACCCATCGACATGTGGGCCGTGGGCTGCATCATGGCCGAGCTCTACACCCTCCGGCCCCTGTTTCCCGGCAACAGCGAAGTGGACGAGATCTTCAAGATCTGCCAGGTCCTTGGGACAGTGAAGAAG AATGACTGGCCTGAAGGCTACCAGCTTGCCTCCGCTATGGACTTCCGCTTCCCTCAGTGTGTTCCCACCAACCTGAAAACGCTGATCCCCAATGCCAGCGACGAGGCCATAACACTAATGAAGGACATGCTGCAGTGGGACCCCAAGAAGAGACCCACAGCAGTGCAG GCCCTGAGATACCCTTACTTTCAAGTGGGGCAGGTGCTgggccccccctcccagcaccAGGAGCAGCAGAGGACCCAGGCGAAGACGGCCCAGGCCGCGGCTTCCAAGCCCCTCTCCCTGTGCAGGACGGACCTGCAGTCGGCCTCCGAGCCCGTGCTGAAGCTCCAGGCCGAGGCTCTGGACGGagaccaccaccagcaccagcaccacccCCTGCAGCAGATCCCGCTGCCCCAGGTCTTCGCTAAGACGGCTCCGCAGACAGACAGCTACAAGCAGGAGCCCTTTGTGCGGCACTGCTTCAACAGCAACTCGCTGCCG AGACACGCTCCTGGGGGGAACGAGAACAGCCTGTTGGGCATGAGGAGCGGGCGGAGGCGATGGGGGCAGACCACTGTCAAAACCTCTGACAGCTGGGACCGGTTGGACGAATCCGAAATCTCGTACTCCAAGAGACCCAGCATAGGGTCTCTGAAAGAGAAAGCCAGAGAGGATTCCGTCTGTCG GCCCTCGGAGCCGAAGCCAGTCGGTGTCTACAGCGCCGTGACCAAGTTACCGTGCGATAGCGACGCGAACCGGATCGACCTGGGACTGCCCGGCTCTACGTCCGCCAAACGGCACTACTTTCGACAGTCGAGATATCTCCCTG GGGTGAATCCCAAGAGCACGCCTTTAGTTGTGAACAAGCAGCCAAGCAGAGCTCTATGGGACAGCTCTGTGGCTTTAATACATAAGCCTCACGAACACGTTGGGGCTGGGCTGTCTGTTACCAGGATCAATGCAG GAAACTTTGGAACACACTACCCTACTGGAGGGTATATTCCGTCCTTTCAAAAGAAAGAGGTTGGATCGGCAGGACAAAGGATCCATCTTGCACCCCTAGAAGGCCAGTCTGCAA TGGACCTTTCTCCCACAGCTGATCTTAGAAATGACAAACTGAGCCCATCAAAACTAAAGTCCCCTGTCAATAAAGCCTTGATTGAAAGAAATGAAG AATATGAAGGGTGGAAGAGTAAGGGTTCCAGATCTCAAATCTCAGGAATGAGCTTGGCGACACATGGGAGAAACTCTGGCAACCTTCTGTCCAGCGCAAGGCCTATTCAGTCAGTGCACGGGAGGACAGACTGGGCAGCCAAATATGGAAGCCATCGGTAG
- the tmem14ca gene encoding transmembrane protein 14C isoform X2, with the protein MSVDWVGYGYAALIASGGIMGYVKKGSVPSLAAGALFGGVAGLGAYRTSQDPKDIWVSLAASGTLAGIMGMRFFKSRKLMPAGLMAAASILMVGKIGVGMLQSPQES; encoded by the exons ATGTCTGTTGACTGGGTTGGATATGGCTACGCTGCCCTTATTGCATCAGGTGGAATAATGGGTTATGTGAAGAAAG GCAGCGTGCCCTCCCTGGCTGCAGGTGCTCTATTTGGAGGAGTAGCAGGGTTAGGTGCTTACCGGACTTCTCAGGACCCAAAGGACATATGGGTTTCTCTAG CTGCTTCTGGGACCCTGGCTGGTATTATGGgaatgagattttttaaatcGAGGAAGTTGATGCCAGCTGGCCTCATGGCCGCAGCAAG TATCCTAATGGTGGGGAAGATTGGTGTGGGCATGCTACAGAGTCCCCAGGAATCATAA
- the mak gene encoding serine/threonine-protein kinase MAK isoform X1 encodes MTHPVRLGWENKLFSEHEIRNIMFQVLSGLAFVHKHGFFHRDMKPENLLCMGPELVKIADFGLAREIRSRPPYTDYVSTRWYRAPEVLLRSSAYSSPIDMWAVGCIMAELYTLRPLFPGNSEVDEIFKICQVLGTVKKNDWPEGYQLASAMDFRFPQCVPTNLKTLIPNASDEAITLMKDMLQWDPKKRPTAVQALRYPYFQVGQVLGPPSQHQEQQRTQAKTAQAAASKPLSLCRTDLQSASEPVLKLQAEALDGDHHQHQHHPLQQIPLPQVFAKTAPQTDSYKQEPFVRHCFNSNSLPRHAPGGNENSLLGMRSGRRRWGQTTVKTSDSWDRLDESEISYSKRPSIGSLKEKAREDSVCRPSEPKPVGVYSAVTKLPCDSDANRIDLGLPGSTSAKRHYFRQSRYLPGVNPKSTPLVVNKQPSRALWDSSVALIHKPHEHVGAGLSVTRINAEDSVPSPSGMPLLKEKTLDKVEQSRGNFGTHYPTGGYIPSFQKKEVGSAGQRIHLAPLEGQSAMDLSPTADLRNDKLSPSKLKSPVNKALIERNEEYEGWKSKGSRSQISGMSLATHGRNSGNLLSSARPIQSVHGRTDWAAKYGSHR; translated from the exons ATGACTCATCCCGTACGGCTGGGCTG GGAAAATAAGCTGTTCAGTGAACATGAAATTAGGAACATCATGTTCCAGGTGCTGTCTGGCTTGGCCTTTGTGCACAAGCATG GATTTTTCCATCGAGATATGAAGCCAGAGAACCTCCTGTGCATGGGCCCGGAGCTGGTGAAAATAGCGGACTTTGGGCTGGCGAGGGAGATTCGCTCTCGTCCGCCATACACAGACTATGTCTCCACGAGATG GTACCGAGCTCCAGAAGTGCTCCTGAGGTCCTCTGCCTACAGCTCACCCATCGACATGTGGGCCGTGGGCTGCATCATGGCCGAGCTCTACACCCTCCGGCCCCTGTTTCCCGGCAACAGCGAAGTGGACGAGATCTTCAAGATCTGCCAGGTCCTTGGGACAGTGAAGAAG AATGACTGGCCTGAAGGCTACCAGCTTGCCTCCGCTATGGACTTCCGCTTCCCTCAGTGTGTTCCCACCAACCTGAAAACGCTGATCCCCAATGCCAGCGACGAGGCCATAACACTAATGAAGGACATGCTGCAGTGGGACCCCAAGAAGAGACCCACAGCAGTGCAG GCCCTGAGATACCCTTACTTTCAAGTGGGGCAGGTGCTgggccccccctcccagcaccAGGAGCAGCAGAGGACCCAGGCGAAGACGGCCCAGGCCGCGGCTTCCAAGCCCCTCTCCCTGTGCAGGACGGACCTGCAGTCGGCCTCCGAGCCCGTGCTGAAGCTCCAGGCCGAGGCTCTGGACGGagaccaccaccagcaccagcaccacccCCTGCAGCAGATCCCGCTGCCCCAGGTCTTCGCTAAGACGGCTCCGCAGACAGACAGCTACAAGCAGGAGCCCTTTGTGCGGCACTGCTTCAACAGCAACTCGCTGCCG AGACACGCTCCTGGGGGGAACGAGAACAGCCTGTTGGGCATGAGGAGCGGGCGGAGGCGATGGGGGCAGACCACTGTCAAAACCTCTGACAGCTGGGACCGGTTGGACGAATCCGAAATCTCGTACTCCAAGAGACCCAGCATAGGGTCTCTGAAAGAGAAAGCCAGAGAGGATTCCGTCTGTCG GCCCTCGGAGCCGAAGCCAGTCGGTGTCTACAGCGCCGTGACCAAGTTACCGTGCGATAGCGACGCGAACCGGATCGACCTGGGACTGCCCGGCTCTACGTCCGCCAAACGGCACTACTTTCGACAGTCGAGATATCTCCCTG GGGTGAATCCCAAGAGCACGCCTTTAGTTGTGAACAAGCAGCCAAGCAGAGCTCTATGGGACAGCTCTGTGGCTTTAATACATAAGCCTCACGAACACGTTGGGGCTGGGCTGTCTGTTACCAGGATCAATGCAG AGGACAGTGTCCCCAGCCCCTCAGGCATGCCTCTTCTTAAAGAAAAGACACTTGACAAAGTAGAGCAGTCCAGAG GAAACTTTGGAACACACTACCCTACTGGAGGGTATATTCCGTCCTTTCAAAAGAAAGAGGTTGGATCGGCAGGACAAAGGATCCATCTTGCACCCCTAGAAGGCCAGTCTGCAA TGGACCTTTCTCCCACAGCTGATCTTAGAAATGACAAACTGAGCCCATCAAAACTAAAGTCCCCTGTCAATAAAGCCTTGATTGAAAGAAATGAAG AATATGAAGGGTGGAAGAGTAAGGGTTCCAGATCTCAAATCTCAGGAATGAGCTTGGCGACACATGGGAGAAACTCTGGCAACCTTCTGTCCAGCGCAAGGCCTATTCAGTCAGTGCACGGGAGGACAGACTGGGCAGCCAAATATGGAAGCCATCGGTAG